Proteins from a genomic interval of Methanofastidiosum sp.:
- a CDS encoding glycosyltransferase family 4 protein — protein MNILMIGEYPPKIGGISTHISQLKKELNKLDQDVFVLTYSNCLEEKVYSTRLPKKFRGFFFIIFGFFKGIRIIRKNKIDLIHAHFATTPGLLGLFLSVVTRRKRILTVHGSDINVYLNRRIMGQVVRLLLSKYLVIIAVSPDLAEKITHFSKGDVISIPNGVDNLRFFSNVSEKKGIGFIGALVNEKNPREFVELIRELRQKRIVEPAYIIGDGYLRKELEEISNGLNINYLGEIVNTEKYLNKFKVVVSTSKTEGFGLSILESMACGVPVVSLVSPGSEYLLGDLNLVVQDKNQLAELVAKIILNPEIRLELSNKVLEKSKLFSWKKCAEETLVVYKKFI, from the coding sequence ATGAATATTCTGATGATTGGTGAATATCCTCCAAAAATTGGAGGTATTTCTACCCACATATCTCAACTAAAAAAAGAATTAAATAAACTAGACCAAGATGTTTTTGTTTTAACTTATTCAAATTGCTTAGAAGAAAAAGTATATTCTACAAGATTACCTAAGAAGTTTAGGGGATTTTTTTTTATTATATTTGGTTTCTTCAAAGGCATCAGAATTATTAGAAAAAATAAAATTGATTTAATACATGCGCATTTTGCCACAACTCCCGGACTACTAGGCCTTTTTTTGTCTGTTGTTACAAGGAGAAAAAGAATTTTAACAGTTCATGGTAGTGATATCAATGTTTACTTAAATCGAAGGATTATGGGCCAAGTGGTAAGATTATTATTATCCAAGTATCTCGTTATTATTGCTGTATCTCCTGATTTAGCTGAAAAAATTACACATTTTTCTAAGGGAGATGTAATTTCTATTCCCAACGGAGTTGACAATTTGAGATTTTTTTCTAATGTTTCTGAAAAAAAAGGGATAGGATTTATTGGGGCTTTGGTGAATGAGAAAAATCCTAGAGAATTTGTTGAGCTAATCAGAGAACTTCGGCAAAAAAGAATTGTTGAACCAGCATATATCATTGGCGATGGGTATCTAAGAAAAGAACTAGAAGAAATTTCCAATGGACTAAATATTAATTATTTAGGGGAAATAGTAAATACAGAAAAATACTTGAATAAATTTAAAGTAGTTGTTTCAACTTCAAAAACTGAAGGATTTGGACTTTCTATTCTAGAGTCTATGGCATGTGGCGTTCCTGTAGTTTCACTTGTAAGTCCGGGCTCTGAATATCTATTAGGTGATTTGAATTTGGTAGTCCAAGATAAGAATCAATTAGCAGAATTAGTAGCAAAAATAATATTAAATCCAGAAATTAGACTTGAACTTTCCAACAAGGTACTAGAAAAATCTAAGTTATTTTCTTGGAAAAAGTGTGCTGAAGAGACCTTGGTCGTCTATAAAAAATTTATTTAA
- a CDS encoding geranylgeranylglyceryl/heptaprenylglyceryl phosphate synthase, translating into MTGKIEKYLLDKLQKEKLHFSLVDPDSFSIEEAKSAAAISEEAGSDAILIGGSTHTLGNYLDILIESIKASTKLPVIIFPGGVAQVSPKADAILFMSYMNSRNPYFITKSQALGSFLVKKTGIEPIPTGYLVVEPGETVGWMGEADLIPRKKPQIAAAYSLAAQYLGMRFVYLEAGSGAPETVTPEMVGLVKKVIDIPLIVGGGIRSPESAKKLAMAGADIFVTGTIIEKEKEKLFDIIKAIKS; encoded by the coding sequence ATGACGGGCAAAATAGAGAAATATCTTTTAGATAAATTGCAAAAGGAAAAACTTCATTTTTCTTTAGTTGACCCAGATAGCTTCTCTATAGAAGAAGCAAAAAGCGCAGCTGCTATTTCCGAGGAGGCTGGAAGCGACGCGATATTAATAGGTGGTTCTACACATACTTTGGGCAATTATCTTGATATTTTGATAGAATCAATTAAAGCCAGTACAAAACTCCCTGTGATTATATTCCCCGGAGGTGTAGCCCAAGTATCACCCAAGGCAGATGCAATCCTTTTCATGTCTTATATGAATTCAAGAAATCCTTATTTTATTACAAAATCTCAAGCTCTCGGAAGTTTCCTAGTAAAAAAAACTGGAATCGAACCTATACCCACAGGTTACCTAGTAGTTGAACCAGGTGAAACTGTAGGGTGGATGGGAGAAGCTGATCTTATTCCTAGAAAAAAACCCCAAATAGCTGCTGCTTATTCACTAGCCGCACAGTATCTTGGGATGAGATTTGTTTATCTTGAAGCGGGATCAGGCGCTCCTGAAACAGTTACTCCTGAAATGGTGGGACTTGTAAAAAAGGTCATTGATATACCTTTAATTGTAGGGGGTGGAATAAGATCTCCAGAATCAGCAAAGAAACTTGCTATGGCGGGAGCAGACATATTCGTAACTGGAACTATTATTGAAAAAGAAAAAGAAAAACTTTTTGACATAATAAAAGCCATAAAAAGTTAA
- a CDS encoding PRC-barrel domain-containing protein, which yields MRISKLYGLELYNTKGEYIGIINDIILEVKEGVVFGLAVGQEKGIDNIAVGFKDVSAIGDIVIVRAKKEDSVKLGM from the coding sequence ATGAGGATTTCTAAATTATATGGGCTCGAATTGTATAATACAAAAGGCGAGTACATAGGCATAATTAATGATATTATTCTTGAAGTAAAAGAAGGAGTTGTCTTTGGACTAGCAGTTGGGCAAGAAAAAGGCATAGACAATATTGCAGTCGGATTCAAGGATGTTTCTGCTATCGGGGACATCGTTATTGTAAGGGCTAAGAAAGAAGATTCAGTAAAGCTTGGAATGTAA